The following are from one region of the Nicotiana tomentosiformis chromosome 7, ASM39032v3, whole genome shotgun sequence genome:
- the LOC138895507 gene encoding uncharacterized protein, whose translation MTVSEYAVSFSELSKYSPALVSTVRERVRRFIERLNYGIRFSMALKLETNTPYQQVVEIARRLDVAAHHGRGCVSRPVHLALLASSGIPATPRSQVAHYALSLFSAPPARYAFSDQSRRPGSSQFQQPSPPRACFECGDTRHMLNKVTVMNMYPLSHIDDLFDQLHGARVFSKIDLRSGYNQLKIRDTDILKTAFRTRLTQKGASFRWTGECEESFQKLKTALTTIPVLVLPTGLGSYTVYCDASRVGLDAVLMQDCRVIAYTSRQLKVHEKN comes from the exons atgaccgtatCAGAGTATGCTGTCAGTTTTAGTGAGTTGTCCAAATATTCACCTGCCTTAGTTTCCACAGTCAGGgagcgagtccgtcgatttatcgagaggctcaactatggtattagattcagcatggctctaAAGTTGGAGACTAATACTCCATATCAGCAAGTGGTTGAGATCGCACGAAGATTGGATG TTGCAGCTCATCATGGTAGAGGCTGTGTGAGTCGTCCAGTTCATTTAGCACTtctagcttccagtggtattccggctactcccaggtcccaggttgcccattatgcactgTCACTgtttagtgcacctcctgcacggtaTGCTTTCAGCGATCAGTCTAGACGACCAGGCTCGAGCCAGTTTCAGCAGCCcagtcctccgagagcttgttttgagtgtggtgatactcgtcatatg ttgaacaaggttacagtcatGAATATGTATCCATTGTcacacattgatgacctatttgatcagctacatggtgctagagtattctcaaagattgatttgcggtcaggttataatcagctgaagattcgggatacagatattctgaagactgcttttaggactcg attgacccagaagggtgcttcgttcagATGGACcggggagtgtgaggagagctttcaaaagctcaaaactgctttgactacaatcccagtattggtattgcctacgggtttagggtcttacactgtgtactgtgatgcgtcgcgtgttggcctcgacgcggtgttgatgcaagactgTAGGGTTATTGCCTAcacgtctagacagctgaaggtgcatgagaagaattag